GGCCGTGCACCTGGTGCCACAGGCGTTACAGCACTTCATCGAACACCACCCAGGCATCCGCAGCGCGCTGCTGGTCGACAACGCCGAACGCCTGGGCCAGGCCCTGCGTCGCGAACAGATCGAGTTCTTCGTCGATGATATCCGTCCGTTCGAGGCCGACCCGAACTTCCACACCGAGCCACTCAAACCACGCCCCGGCCTGTTCTTCTGCCGCCCCGAACACCCTTTGCTGGCCAAGGACAGCCTGTCGACCAACGACCTGTTCGCCTACCCGCTGGCCAGTGCCCTGCTTGCTCCCGGTGTGCGCAAGCGCCTGGCCAACCTCAGCGGGCGCAGCGACTTCACCCCGCACCTGCAGACCGAACACCTGGCAGTGCTGCGCAGCGTGGTGCTGGCCAGCGATGCGATCGGTACCGCCAGTGAAGAAGCCGTCAGCGAGGACCTGGCCGCCGGCCGCCTGGTGCGCCTGCACTGGCGCAACCTGCCCCCGGGGCTGGAAGTATTGAGCGTACGCTGCGGGGTGATCAGCCGCAGCGGCTATCGTCTGTCACCCGCTGCCCGCGCGATGATCGATACGCTGGTCAGCCTGGATGCTGCGCCATCGCCCGCAGACGCGGCGCATCGACAATCTCCACCTCGCCATAGCCCAGGCGCACCACGCCGGACTGTTCGAGGCTCCTGAGAATCTGGTTGATGGTCTGGCGCGACAACGACAGCATCAAAGCCAGTTGCTCTTGCGAGAGCTGCAACCGCCACTGTGGCACATCCCGTTCACCATAGCCCTCGGCAATCTGCAGCAGCCGATGAGCCAGGCGCGGCGCTGCAGCCAGCAGGCTTTGCTGCTCAAGGGCAATGAACACCCAACGCAGCTTGTGGCTCATCAACAGAGCCAGCTCGCGCCAGTGCCAAGGCTCGCGGTCAAGCCACTCCAACAGCGGCGCCTGGGGTATCCACAGCAACCGTGTCGCACCTTCGGCGAAAGCGTCATGGGTACGCGGCTGGCCGTCGAACAGGCTGATCTCACCAAACCAGTTGGGCGCTTCGACCAGGGTCAGCAACGCCTCCTTGCCTTCGCTGCTGACCGCCCCCACGCGCATCGCCCCGTCGAGCACCGCATACAGGCCGCAGGGCGCGTCGCCGCGCTGGAACAGACACTGCCCGGGTGCCAGCTCGCGAAACCGGGCCAAGGCCAGCAGGCTATCCTGAACATGTACGGGCAACTGCCGGAACCACTGGCCGTGCAACAGCTGGGTACGTGGATCGTGCATGGCACCTCACAAATGGACTCTGTCGGCCAGGCGACAGACGACGATGGATGAACGGGGCAAGCTGGCGTCACAAAGAACGGAGGAACAACAATGAAAAACCTCGTCGATCACCTGAGTCAATACGCGGCCTACCACCGTGACCCACGCAACATCGCCACCCACTTCATCGGCATCCCGTTGATCGTGCTGGCCGTGAGCATCCTGCTGTCGCGGCCCGGCTGGGACGTGGGCGGCCTCTGGTTATCACCGGCCCTGCTGCTGGCGACCTGGTCGGTGTGGTTCTACCTGCGCCTGGACACCCGCTTCGGCCTGGTGATGGGCCTGTTGCTGGGCCTGTGCCTGTGGGCCGGGCAGGCCGTGGCGGTACAGACCACCGGGCTGTGGCTGAGTGCCGGCCTGGGTGCGTTCGTCATCGGCTGGGTCATCCAGTTCGTCGGGCACTGGTATGAAGGGCGTAAGCCGGCATTCGTCGACGACCTCAGCGGTTTGATCGTCGGGCCGCTGTTCGTGGTGGCGGAGCTGGCCTTCATGGCCGGACTGTGCGGCGACTTGAAGCGAGCCGTGGAAGCCAATGCCGGACCGGTAGCGGTGCGTCAGAAGAAAGCGGCGATCTGAGATCTCGGGGGCCGCGATGCGGCCCTCTCCTTCGTCTACCATTGAAACCTGCCAACCACCGCCCCATCTAAGCACCATAGCCATTCACGCAGGTGCCCCATGAGCGACCAGCAGGATTTCCCGGAACGCCCCGACGAACACAGCGAAGTCGAACACCTCGATCCAGCGGCCAGCACCGGCCACCACCTTGCCCTGCCCGGCCAGCAACTGCCGGACAAGGTCTACGTGATCCCGATCCACAACCGCCCGTTCTTCCCCGCGCAAGTGCTGCCGGTGATCGTCAACGAAGAGCCCTGGGCCGAAACCCTCGACCTGGTGGCCAACACCCCGCACCGCTCGTTGGCGCTGTTCTTCATGGACACCCCGCCCGAAGACCACCGCCATTTCGACACCAAGGCGCTCCCTGAGTACGGCACCCTGGTGAAGGTGCACCACGCCAGCCGCGAAGGCGGCAAGCTGCAGTTCGTCGCCCAGGGCCTGACCCGGGTGCGTATCCGCACCTGGCTCAAGCACCACCGCCCGCCTTATCTGGTCGAGGTCGAATACCCGCGCCAGCCGTCCGAGCCCACCGACGAGGTGAAGGCCT
This genomic stretch from Pseudomonas entomophila L48 harbors:
- a CDS encoding DUF962 domain-containing protein, with the translated sequence MKNLVDHLSQYAAYHRDPRNIATHFIGIPLIVLAVSILLSRPGWDVGGLWLSPALLLATWSVWFYLRLDTRFGLVMGLLLGLCLWAGQAVAVQTTGLWLSAGLGAFVIGWVIQFVGHWYEGRKPAFVDDLSGLIVGPLFVVAELAFMAGLCGDLKRAVEANAGPVAVRQKKAAI
- a CDS encoding LysR family transcriptional regulator; the protein is MDLRQLRYFIALTEYRSFIRAAEAMGITQPAFSRAIQNLEQTLGCSLIDRGNKVLPPTPEGQVVLQHARRLVQGAAQLNNEVLQMTKLDAGELHFGSGPALAVHLVPQALQHFIEHHPGIRSALLVDNAERLGQALRREQIEFFVDDIRPFEADPNFHTEPLKPRPGLFFCRPEHPLLAKDSLSTNDLFAYPLASALLAPGVRKRLANLSGRSDFTPHLQTEHLAVLRSVVLASDAIGTASEEAVSEDLAAGRLVRLHWRNLPPGLEVLSVRCGVISRSGYRLSPAARAMIDTLVSLDAAPSPADAAHRQSPPRHSPGAPRRTVRGS
- a CDS encoding Crp/Fnr family transcriptional regulator: MHDPRTQLLHGQWFRQLPVHVQDSLLALARFRELAPGQCLFQRGDAPCGLYAVLDGAMRVGAVSSEGKEALLTLVEAPNWFGEISLFDGQPRTHDAFAEGATRLLWIPQAPLLEWLDREPWHWRELALLMSHKLRWVFIALEQQSLLAAAPRLAHRLLQIAEGYGERDVPQWRLQLSQEQLALMLSLSRQTINQILRSLEQSGVVRLGYGEVEIVDAPRLRAMAQHPG